The sequence TGATCAAGCTGTTGCCTCTCGCGATCGAAATCTTCCGCGAGTTTCTCGAGGTCTTCACTGACGTCTGTAGCGGCGACCGCATCGCGAAGCGTGACGCTGATCTCTGCGGCTTCATTCGGAATCTCGGACGCAGGAATCGCTGTCGGCACCGGCGTCGGCAGTATGGCCGGAGTCTCCGTCGGCTCCTGGCCTGTTTGAGCGAAACTCGTCGTTGCTACCAACAGACACGTCACCAGGGCACCACACGACACCTGCCGCAACACGCCCGTACCCACTTTCCGTCTCATTTCATGATCCAATCCAAGACCCAGCGCCCGACTGTACTCAGAGCTATCGTGACGCGATGATTCTAAGCGACACCACCCTCTGGCCCGAAGAGGAAAGTCTAACCCTTCGGCAAAGCTCGCGCCAAAACTCCGTATCCAAGGATTCCAGAGCTCAGCGATGCCGCGAGAATTCCGATCTTGGCGGTTGCAATCAGTGCCTCGTTGTCGAAAGCGAGATCGGTGATGAAGAGAGACATCGTGAATCCGATGCCCGCCAGGCACCCGGCGCCGAATACCTGAGCCCACGTTACGCCTGCGGGCAGCGCACCGTGTCCGCTCTTGACTGCCAGCCAGCTCATGAGGCCGATGCCAACGGGCTTGCCCACCACCAGTCCTACGATGATGCCGAGGGAGAGTGGCCTCGCGAGCACCTCTGTCACATTCCCACCGACCGCAACACCCGCATTGGCCAGGGCGAAGAGGGGCAGTATCAACCAGATCTGGATGGGGTGCAGGTGGTGTTCGAGCACCAGGCCGGTGGGGAGCGCATCCTCGGCCCTGGAGCGGATGGACTCGACGATATCGAGTTGCTCGCGATCATCGATCATCGAGTGCACGGAGGGCTTCAGGTGCTTGATGCGTTCGAGCCGTTCTTCGGTTTCGTCGATGAACACTTGCGGATCGACCCGCGGCCGCACCGGAATGACCAAAGCTACGAGTATTCCGGCCACCGTTGCATGAACCCCCGAGGAGAACACGGCGAGCCACACCCCGATGATCAAAAGATAGAGAATTCCCCGGCGCCACCGGGCTTTTACGGCGACAAACAGCAGCGCCAGCAGAACTGCGGCCGCTCCGAGGGCGCCGACCTGGATCTCATCGGTATAGAAGATCGCGATCACCGCCACCGCACCGAGGTCGTCGGCAATGGCAAGTGCCGTGAGGAAGATCTTGAGAGCCAGCGGCGCACGGGTGCCGAATATGGCAAGGACCCCGAGGGCGAACGCGATATCCGTGGCCATCGGAATGCCCCATCCACGGGCACTCTCCGTTCCCAGGTTGAGCAGCATGAAGAAGGCCGCCGGCACGACCATGCCACCGACCGCCGCTGCCACCGGCAGCACCGCCTTGTCGAACGAGGAGAGCTCGCCGACCACCAGCTCCCGCTTGATCTCGAGACCAACGACAAAGAAGAAGACCACCATCAAGCCATCGTTGATCCAGTGGTGCAGGGAGAGCTTGAACGACGCGTCGCCCCACGTCACACCGATGTAGGTG is a genomic window of Acidobacteriota bacterium containing:
- the nhaA gene encoding Na+/H+ antiporter NhaA encodes the protein MVTAKDTTGVRSWFEWFVRSEVAGSLLLLACTVVALLWANSPWADTYFDLLHTYIGVTWGDASFKLSLHHWINDGLMVVFFFVVGLEIKRELVVGELSSFDKAVLPVAAAVGGMVVPAAFFMLLNLGTESARGWGIPMATDIAFALGVLAIFGTRAPLALKIFLTALAIADDLGAVAVIAIFYTDEIQVGALGAAAVLLALLFVAVKARWRRGILYLLIIGVWLAVFSSGVHATVAGILVALVIPVRPRVDPQVFIDETEERLERIKHLKPSVHSMIDDREQLDIVESIRSRAEDALPTGLVLEHHLHPIQIWLILPLFALANAGVAVGGNVTEVLARPLSLGIIVGLVVGKPVGIGLMSWLAVKSGHGALPAGVTWAQVFGAGCLAGIGFTMSLFITDLAFDNEALIATAKIGILAASLSSGILGYGVLARALPKG